From Candidatus Neomarinimicrobiota bacterium, the proteins below share one genomic window:
- a CDS encoding cation diffusion facilitator family transporter, with protein MHSHTHHHASSQGKILIVFLLNAVITLAEFIGGFLSNSLALLSDAVHNLQDTLAIGISYGAQALSRKPANTRFTFGYHRAEILSAFINMSILIVIAFFLVREAWERFQNPEIPVLSIMLPVAIIGLFGNALSIFFLNKDKDHSLNIRSAFLHLFYDTLSSVAVILAAIGAWLWKWSWIDPAVTLVIAILMIFSSIKVLKSTIRILLNGTPEDLHLDEIVQKLETLDEITNIHHVHIWNISESTRAFSCEAIIDDRLLSKTAQIREKMLSLLKEYHIDHLTVQFETECDDERVIHT; from the coding sequence GTGCACTCACACACACATCATCACGCATCTTCACAAGGCAAAATCCTGATTGTATTCCTGTTGAATGCAGTCATCACGCTGGCAGAATTCATCGGTGGTTTCTTATCCAACAGTCTTGCACTTCTTTCTGATGCCGTTCATAATCTTCAGGATACCCTGGCCATCGGCATCAGTTATGGCGCCCAGGCTTTATCCAGGAAACCGGCGAATACCCGTTTTACCTTTGGATATCACCGGGCAGAAATTTTATCTGCTTTTATCAACATGTCCATTCTCATCGTCATTGCCTTTTTCCTGGTCCGGGAAGCCTGGGAGCGTTTTCAAAATCCGGAAATCCCCGTCTTAAGCATTATGCTCCCTGTCGCCATAATCGGACTTTTCGGAAATGCCCTGAGTATCTTTTTTTTAAATAAGGATAAGGACCATAGTCTGAATATCCGCAGTGCTTTTTTACACCTTTTTTACGATACCCTCAGTTCAGTTGCCGTAATCCTTGCAGCCATCGGTGCCTGGCTTTGGAAATGGTCCTGGATTGATCCGGCCGTCACATTGGTGATCGCCATCCTCATGATATTCAGTAGCATTAAAGTCCTTAAATCCACGATACGAATCTTACTGAACGGCACACCGGAAGATCTACATCTGGACGAGATTGTACAAAAACTTGAAACGCTTGATGAAATCACGAATATTCACCATGTCCACATCTGGAATATTTCTGAATCCACCCGGGCCTTCAGTTGTGAAGCCATCATAGACGACCGGCTTTTATCAAAAACAGCCCAAATCCGTGAAAAAATGTTATCCTTATTAAAAGAGTATCACATTGACCATCTTACCGTGCAATTTGAAACGGAGTGTGATGATGAAAGAGTGATTCATACATAA
- the thyX gene encoding FAD-dependent thymidylate synthase, with the protein MEETIEQLSRFHSKALDDILGKPFKVLDDGFVRVVDYMGTDSSIVQAARVSYGKGTKKVSRDRELIRYLLRHQHTSPFEMCSIKLHVRVPMDCWRQWIRHRTASVNEYSTRYSIAINAAQKTAPDAWRGQSDVNHQGSAGLIDPETGREFSQEESELHQLARHIYSKRLDAGVAREQARKDLPLCTYTEAYWKIDLHNLLHFLKLRMENNAQKEIRDYALTIGHEIVSRWAPVTWEAFNDYVMQSIQFSRLEREILACLLQGLPEAALEKAESFGWLVRDAQGILKKRQERYEFEEKMRSMNITLPWEKDSI; encoded by the coding sequence ATGGAAGAAACAATAGAACAATTGTCGCGCTTTCACAGTAAAGCCCTGGACGATATTTTGGGTAAACCTTTTAAAGTGCTGGATGATGGGTTTGTACGGGTTGTGGATTATATGGGAACTGACAGCAGCATTGTTCAGGCTGCCAGGGTCTCATACGGAAAAGGCACGAAAAAAGTCAGCCGGGATCGTGAACTCATTCGCTATCTCCTTCGACACCAGCATACCAGTCCCTTTGAAATGTGCTCCATTAAGCTCCACGTCCGTGTGCCCATGGATTGCTGGCGCCAATGGATACGTCACCGGACCGCCAGTGTCAATGAATATTCCACCCGTTATTCCATCGCCATCAATGCTGCCCAGAAAACAGCTCCGGATGCCTGGCGAGGGCAGTCAGACGTGAATCATCAGGGGAGTGCCGGACTCATTGATCCTGAAACGGGACGGGAATTCAGCCAAGAGGAATCGGAATTACACCAACTTGCACGCCACATCTATTCAAAACGCCTGGATGCAGGTGTAGCCCGTGAACAGGCCCGAAAAGACCTGCCTCTTTGTACCTATACAGAAGCCTACTGGAAAATCGATCTTCACAATCTCCTCCATTTTCTTAAACTCCGGATGGAAAACAACGCCCAGAAAGAAATCCGGGACTATGCCCTGACCATCGGCCATGAAATTGTGAGCCGCTGGGCCCCGGTAACCTGGGAAGCTTTCAACGATTATGTGATGCAATCCATACAATTTTCTCGACTTGAACGGGAAATCCTGGCGTGTCTGCTTCAGGGACTTCCGGAAGCTGCCCTTGAAAAGGCGGAATCTTTTGGCTGGCTGGTGCGGGATGCACAGGGAATCCTGAAAAAAAGACAGGAACGCTACGAATTTGAAGAAAAGATGCGGAGCATGAATATCACTCTTCCCTGGGAAAAAGATTCCATCTAA
- the nfo gene encoding deoxyribonuclease IV yields MKPYYVGAHVSAAGGVSNAPKNAADIGATGFALFTKNQRQWHAKPLEKEEINAFKKACASLNYPPESILPHDSYLINLGHPETEGLKKSRDAFLVEMKRCEQLGLDRLNFHPGSHLRKISEKECLARVAESVNQTLDQTEGVTAVLENTAGQGSNIGYSFEQLAEIMDQVKDPDRIGVCIDTCHAFAAGYDLRSEESCRKVFESFDKLIGFSKLKGMHFNDAKAGLGEKKDRHESLGKGNLGLAVFKYVMSDNRFRGIPLILETVNPEIWADEIKMLMSFSKTDKSS; encoded by the coding sequence ATGAAACCTTATTATGTGGGGGCTCATGTCAGTGCGGCAGGGGGTGTATCAAATGCACCCAAAAACGCGGCGGATATCGGTGCTACAGGCTTTGCCCTTTTTACAAAGAATCAGCGTCAATGGCACGCCAAACCTCTTGAAAAAGAGGAAATCAACGCTTTTAAAAAAGCCTGTGCTTCTTTGAATTACCCTCCTGAAAGCATTCTGCCCCATGACAGTTATCTGATAAATCTGGGCCATCCGGAAACTGAGGGACTCAAAAAAAGCCGAGATGCTTTTCTGGTTGAGATGAAACGGTGTGAACAGCTGGGGCTGGATCGTTTGAATTTTCATCCGGGGAGCCATCTCAGGAAAATATCGGAAAAAGAGTGTCTGGCCAGGGTTGCTGAATCTGTCAATCAGACTCTGGATCAAACAGAAGGGGTGACAGCCGTCCTTGAAAATACAGCGGGACAGGGAAGCAATATCGGCTATTCCTTTGAGCAGCTGGCTGAAATCATGGATCAGGTAAAAGATCCGGACCGTATTGGAGTCTGTATCGATACCTGTCACGCCTTTGCCGCAGGATACGACCTAAGATCGGAAGAGTCCTGCCGGAAGGTTTTTGAATCCTTTGACAAACTCATCGGATTCTCCAAGCTAAAGGGCATGCATTTCAATGATGCCAAGGCCGGATTGGGCGAAAAGAAGGACCGGCACGAGTCATTGGGAAAGGGAAATTTGGGCTTGGCAGTTTTTAAATATGTCATGTCGGATAACCGGTTCAGGGGCATCCCCCTGATTCTGGAAACCGTTAACCCGGAAATCTGGGCGGATGAAATCAAAATGCTGATGTCTTTTTCAAAAACAGATAAATCCTCCTAA
- a CDS encoding peroxidase-related enzyme, whose product MAYIKIIEPNEAEGALKNIYLELEKSRGKLANIHKIQSLNPESITRHMDLYMTVMFGKSPLTRAQREMMAVVVSKANRCEYCQKHHLEALKHFWKDDEKLRAFQKDYKSAGLSSVDFLFCQYAELLTRNPDTKSSEEHICKMKDSGLDDRSILDAALVIAYFNFVNRLVLGLGVEAEQEGTGGYIYDHQS is encoded by the coding sequence ATGGCATATATAAAAATAATCGAGCCGAATGAAGCTGAGGGAGCATTAAAAAATATTTACTTAGAATTAGAGAAATCGAGGGGTAAGCTTGCAAACATCCATAAAATTCAGAGTTTGAATCCTGAAAGTATCACCCGGCATATGGATCTTTACATGACCGTTATGTTCGGTAAATCTCCACTAACCCGTGCACAGCGTGAAATGATGGCTGTTGTGGTTTCCAAGGCAAACCGGTGCGAATATTGTCAGAAACATCATCTTGAAGCCCTGAAACATTTTTGGAAGGATGATGAGAAACTTCGGGCTTTTCAAAAGGATTATAAAAGCGCCGGATTATCATCTGTGGATTTTTTATTCTGTCAATATGCTGAACTGTTAACACGAAATCCGGATACAAAAAGTTCAGAGGAACACATTTGCAAAATGAAGGATTCCGGCTTGGATGATCGTTCCATACTGGATGCTGCTTTGGTCATTGCATATTTTAATTTTGTGAATCGCCTGGTGCTGGGTTTAGGTGTCGAGGCAGAGCAGGAAGGAACCGGCGGGTACATTTATGATCATCAAAGCTAG
- the cas6 gene encoding CRISPR-associated endoribonuclease Cas6, with amino-acid sequence MLLRLILAPQVPNYSIPINVNTQVRHLIRLATRTFHRHCDEKIIRERRWQSFDTYTFSQLHIPNRKINENRIMGGEEPTTLYISSPDIQFIKCLDKVFKEWEVIQIQTTRFTLVRTEFEETPELEEVPHFTCLSPAAITRPQKSKAFMFILPMDYDMNHYLTQAMHRRYEAYYGETLEKPFLKVEFDPDYVLRKKSKITKLINIHKYEDLGFLKVKSFFSPLVLRGTPELVRFAYEAGLGEFTDYGFGMLQHVVPDKYVKGRRITT; translated from the coding sequence ATGCTTTTACGACTCATATTAGCTCCGCAAGTTCCGAACTATAGTATTCCCATTAATGTGAATACACAGGTCCGTCATTTGATTCGTTTAGCGACACGGACATTTCACCGCCATTGTGATGAAAAAATCATCCGGGAACGCCGTTGGCAATCTTTTGACACATACACTTTTTCACAGCTTCATATTCCCAACCGGAAAATCAATGAAAATCGGATTATGGGAGGAGAAGAACCTACCACTCTCTACATTTCATCCCCGGATATCCAGTTCATCAAATGTCTGGATAAGGTCTTTAAAGAGTGGGAAGTGATACAAATTCAAACAACCCGCTTTACCCTGGTCCGGACCGAATTTGAAGAAACACCGGAACTGGAAGAGGTCCCCCACTTTACCTGTCTTTCCCCTGCAGCTATTACACGTCCACAAAAATCTAAAGCTTTCATGTTTATCCTCCCCATGGATTACGACATGAATCACTATCTTACCCAAGCTATGCACCGGCGGTATGAAGCTTATTATGGGGAAACACTGGAAAAACCCTTTCTCAAGGTGGAATTTGATCCGGATTACGTCCTCCGGAAAAAAAGCAAGATTACCAAATTAATCAATATCCATAAATACGAAGATCTTGGTTTTCTCAAAGTGAAAAGCTTCTTTTCACCCCTTGTCCTCAGAGGGACTCCCGAACTGGTCCGATTTGCCTATGAAGCCGGCCTGGGTGAATTTACCGACTATGGTTTCGGGATGCTTCAACACGTGGTGCCGGATAAATATGTCAAAGGCAGGCGTATTACAACTTAG
- a CDS encoding penicillin acylase family protein, producing MGLKHKVVWIVFVLVLIVAVSGVFYLNRLKRQALPPLEGEIVLTGLENPVTVYRDEWGVPTLVAQSERDIYLAVGYVMASDRLWQMDLLRRVTQGRLSEIFGKDLVETDLLMRTLRMTEKSLKILDSTENPDILTALEAFSAGVNTYIEAHQDKLPPEFVILGYEPEPWKPVHSANLIGYMAWDLTMPYSAEIILHKIRQKLGDDYFRELIPDITGQHAVVHEELSGADLPDIGAVFQKATQKLDQLGAVVFHGSNNWVAGPEKSESGAPLFANDMHLGLSSPGIWYPMHQVVPGRLHVSGVVLPGQPFVVAGHNERVAWGMTNVMVDDMDFYLEKVSDENPGFYEYQGEWKAFEIQKETIPVKGQEPVEKTVLFTHHGPVISDFKGTGEDVITMRWLGYDISRELEGVYALNRANNWHDFREAAKGFIAVSQNIAYADVDGNIGLQTCAGIPVRKKGDGLMIVPGWTGEYEWEGIVPFEERPYSLNPLKGTVSSANNKTTDKAYPYHISYWYALHYRIERIREMLNNKEKLTPRDFMRMHTDYQSAMVQDFLPGLLQVIHDHREELSPAEAGALNLLRTWSGSMEAHEAAPAVFDHFYVTFVRNLFHDEMGDSLFTEYTRSSYLSRYAVDKIWENHGGIWVDDIDTKGTEESLEDMIWVTFQDLVADLGRKLGKDPESWEWGKLHTLTLSHPLGSVKMLDRVFHLNRGPYPAPGSFHTVCPYAYSLANPYHVNHGASHRHIYNLADWDKSYVILPTGTSGNPASPFYLDQTEMYLKGDYRQDFFSVDRVKESAKYVLILQNKQ from the coding sequence ATGGGGCTGAAACATAAGGTGGTATGGATTGTATTCGTCTTGGTGCTTATTGTTGCTGTAAGTGGAGTTTTTTATCTGAACCGGCTGAAAAGGCAGGCTTTACCCCCTTTAGAGGGTGAAATAGTCCTGACCGGACTTGAAAATCCTGTTACGGTATACAGGGATGAATGGGGGGTTCCCACGCTGGTAGCCCAAAGTGAAAGGGATATATATCTGGCGGTCGGCTATGTGATGGCTTCGGATCGTTTATGGCAGATGGATTTACTCCGGAGAGTTACACAGGGACGGTTGTCGGAAATTTTTGGGAAGGATTTGGTGGAGACGGATCTGTTGATGCGGACCCTCAGGATGACTGAGAAGAGCCTGAAAATTCTTGATAGCACGGAAAACCCTGATATACTCACGGCTCTGGAAGCCTTCTCTGCCGGAGTGAATACCTATATTGAAGCACATCAGGATAAGCTACCGCCTGAATTTGTGATCCTGGGATATGAACCGGAACCTTGGAAACCGGTCCATTCCGCCAATCTTATCGGGTATATGGCCTGGGACCTGACCATGCCCTATTCAGCAGAAATAATTCTGCACAAAATCAGACAAAAACTGGGAGATGATTATTTTCGTGAGTTAATCCCGGATATCACCGGCCAGCACGCGGTTGTCCATGAGGAGCTATCCGGCGCTGATTTGCCGGATATTGGTGCGGTGTTTCAGAAGGCAACTCAAAAGCTTGACCAATTGGGCGCCGTTGTGTTTCATGGAAGCAATAATTGGGTTGCCGGACCGGAAAAAAGCGAAAGTGGTGCCCCACTCTTTGCCAATGATATGCATTTAGGACTCTCTTCGCCTGGAATCTGGTATCCCATGCACCAGGTTGTCCCAGGTAGACTTCATGTCAGTGGTGTGGTTCTACCAGGGCAGCCCTTTGTTGTTGCCGGTCACAATGAGCGCGTCGCCTGGGGAATGACCAATGTAATGGTGGATGATATGGATTTTTATCTGGAAAAGGTTTCGGATGAAAATCCGGGTTTTTATGAATACCAGGGGGAATGGAAAGCCTTTGAAATCCAAAAGGAAACCATACCCGTCAAAGGGCAGGAACCGGTTGAAAAAACAGTTCTTTTTACACACCATGGGCCTGTGATCAGCGATTTCAAAGGGACAGGCGAAGATGTGATCACCATGAGATGGCTGGGTTATGACATAAGCCGGGAACTGGAAGGGGTGTACGCTTTAAACAGGGCAAATAACTGGCATGATTTTCGGGAAGCGGCAAAGGGTTTTATTGCCGTCAGTCAGAATATTGCCTATGCCGATGTGGATGGAAATATTGGCCTTCAGACCTGTGCCGGCATTCCGGTCCGGAAAAAGGGGGATGGACTCATGATCGTGCCGGGTTGGACCGGCGAGTATGAATGGGAGGGGATCGTCCCCTTTGAAGAAAGGCCTTACAGTTTGAATCCCTTAAAGGGAACGGTTTCATCTGCAAATAATAAAACGACGGATAAAGCATATCCCTATCATATCAGCTACTGGTACGCCCTGCATTACCGGATAGAAAGGATCCGGGAAATGCTGAACAACAAAGAGAAACTCACCCCCAGGGATTTTATGCGTATGCACACGGATTACCAGTCTGCCATGGTGCAGGATTTTCTCCCCGGCTTATTGCAGGTTATCCATGACCACCGGGAAGAATTGAGTCCGGCAGAAGCCGGTGCCCTCAACCTTTTACGTACCTGGTCCGGGTCTATGGAAGCCCATGAAGCAGCACCGGCTGTTTTTGATCATTTCTACGTGACATTTGTCCGGAACCTTTTCCATGACGAAATGGGTGATTCGTTGTTTACGGAATATACACGGAGTTCCTACCTTTCACGCTATGCTGTAGACAAAATCTGGGAAAATCATGGCGGAATCTGGGTGGATGATATTGACACAAAAGGAACCGAAGAATCACTAGAGGATATGATCTGGGTGACCTTTCAGGATCTAGTCGCCGATCTGGGAAGGAAACTGGGAAAGGATCCTGAATCATGGGAGTGGGGAAAACTGCACACCCTGACCCTCAGCCATCCCCTGGGTTCAGTAAAAATGCTGGACAGGGTTTTTCATTTGAACCGGGGACCTTATCCGGCCCCAGGCAGTTTTCATACCGTGTGTCCCTATGCCTACAGTCTGGCAAATCCCTATCATGTGAACCATGGCGCTTCACACAGACATATTTACAATCTTGCCGATTGGGATAAAAGTTATGTCATTCTCCCAACCGGCACGTCAGGAAATCCTGCCAGCCCCTTCTATCTCGATCAGACGGAAATGTACCTGAAAGGTGATTACAGACAGGATTTCTTTTCGGTGGATAGAGTAAAAGAATCTGCAAAATATGTCCTGATACTCCAGAACAAACAGTGA
- a CDS encoding GAF domain-containing protein, translating to MNNMPQQTTDKTQFYKSLKKQASALLEGESDLIAQAANLCALLWYSLPDINWVGFYFYKNGELVLGPFQGKPACVRMKPGQGVCGTAFQNQKTYCVDNVHAFDGHIACDPDSRSEIVIPFFMNHTCKGVLDIDSPLIKRFHEEDQIGLEHIVRSLEENIR from the coding sequence ATGAATAATATGCCTCAGCAAACAACAGATAAAACACAATTCTATAAATCACTCAAAAAACAGGCATCAGCCTTGTTAGAGGGAGAGTCAGACCTGATTGCGCAAGCGGCCAATTTATGTGCATTGCTATGGTATTCCTTGCCCGATATTAATTGGGTGGGCTTCTATTTTTATAAAAATGGTGAATTGGTCCTCGGACCCTTTCAGGGAAAGCCGGCCTGTGTGCGAATGAAACCCGGGCAGGGTGTGTGTGGGACCGCCTTTCAAAATCAAAAAACATATTGTGTTGATAATGTCCATGCCTTTGATGGTCATATTGCCTGTGATCCGGATTCCCGCTCGGAAATCGTGATTCCCTTTTTTATGAATCATACCTGCAAAGGGGTTCTGGATATCGATAGTCCATTAATAAAACGTTTTCATGAAGAAGATCAGATCGGTCTGGAACATATTGTTCGCAGCCTGGAAGAAAATATCCGCTAG
- the ppdK gene encoding pyruvate, phosphate dikinase, with protein sequence MKKNVYLFGAGKAEGRATDKNLLGGKGANLAEMNRIGLPVPAGFTITADYCNRWNELGTEKAIEELKPEVEKGISHIEEIMGAKFGDRENPLLVSVRSGARVSMPGMMDTVLNLGLNEDTVAGLAKKSGNERFAWDSYRRFIQMYGDVVMGMKPESKEDEDPFEVIIDKIKKEKGVELDTELTTDDLQKLVARFKKAVKEVTGNEFPTDPWEQLWGAIGAVFGSWNNSRAIYYRKMNGIPHHWGTAVNVQSMVYGNMGENSATGVAFTRDSATGENIFNGEYLVNAQGEDVVAGIRTPQEITLEGSRRWAKLQNISEEERKEKYPSLEEVMPEVYKQLFDIQKKLEEHYKDMQDLEFTIQEGRLWLLQTRNGKRTSAAEVRIAMELLEEGKIDEKTAITRVNANRLDELLHPEFDKSALEEATIISKGLPASPGAATGRIVFFADDAETWKAKGEKVVLVRIETSPEDLSGMDAAEGILTARGGMTSHAAVVARGMGKCCVSGAGGIRVNYKERKMVAEGKEYKEGDWISLNGTTGEVYEGKVETIEPKMSGNFGKLMNLCDKYTRMNVRTNADTPKDAKVARDFGASGIGLCRTEHMFFEGDRIKAVREMILADDEKGRRKALDKLLPMQRGDFEGIFEAMDGLPVTVRLLDPPLHEFVPQDEKSQADMAKELGVSPEEVFNKVESLHEVNPMLGHRGCRLGNTYPEITEMQARAIIEAALNCKKRGIKALPEIMVPLIGTKEELKMQEEIIRSTAEKVFEERNDTVDYMVGTMIEIPRAALTADEIAKTAEFFSFGTNDLTQMTFGYSRDDVGKFLPIYLEKNLLEHDPFQVLDQTGVGQLVEIGTQKGRSTRPELKVGICGEHGGEPSSVKFCHRVGMNYVSCSPFRVPVARLAAAQAAIEENK encoded by the coding sequence ATGAAGAAAAATGTATACCTTTTTGGAGCAGGTAAAGCCGAAGGCCGGGCCACAGACAAGAATTTGCTGGGTGGTAAAGGAGCAAATCTTGCGGAGATGAACCGTATTGGTTTGCCGGTGCCTGCCGGTTTTACGATTACTGCAGATTACTGCAACCGCTGGAATGAATTAGGAACCGAGAAAGCCATTGAAGAGCTAAAGCCTGAAGTGGAAAAAGGGATTTCACATATTGAAGAGATTATGGGAGCCAAATTTGGAGATCGTGAAAATCCCTTATTGGTATCTGTCCGCTCAGGAGCCCGTGTATCCATGCCTGGGATGATGGATACCGTGTTGAATTTAGGTCTGAATGAAGATACGGTTGCCGGTCTGGCAAAGAAATCCGGGAATGAGCGGTTTGCCTGGGATTCTTATCGCCGTTTTATTCAGATGTATGGTGATGTTGTGATGGGAATGAAACCGGAATCCAAGGAAGATGAAGATCCCTTTGAAGTCATTATCGATAAGATCAAGAAAGAAAAAGGGGTTGAACTGGATACGGAACTGACGACAGATGATTTGCAGAAACTGGTAGCCCGTTTTAAAAAAGCTGTGAAAGAAGTCACCGGAAACGAATTTCCCACGGATCCCTGGGAACAGCTTTGGGGAGCCATCGGGGCTGTTTTTGGAAGCTGGAATAACTCACGGGCGATTTATTACCGGAAAATGAATGGTATTCCCCATCATTGGGGGACAGCTGTTAATGTGCAATCCATGGTTTATGGTAACATGGGTGAAAATTCTGCAACAGGTGTTGCTTTTACCCGTGATTCAGCAACCGGTGAAAATATTTTTAACGGAGAATACCTGGTAAATGCCCAGGGTGAAGATGTCGTAGCCGGAATCCGGACACCCCAGGAGATTACACTGGAAGGATCCCGCCGTTGGGCTAAACTGCAGAATATTTCTGAAGAGGAACGGAAAGAAAAATATCCGTCCCTTGAAGAAGTCATGCCTGAAGTCTATAAACAACTTTTTGATATTCAGAAAAAGCTGGAAGAGCACTACAAGGATATGCAGGATCTGGAGTTTACCATTCAGGAAGGCCGGTTGTGGTTGTTGCAGACACGGAATGGAAAGCGTACCAGTGCAGCAGAGGTCCGCATTGCCATGGAGCTTTTGGAAGAGGGAAAAATCGACGAGAAAACAGCCATCACCCGGGTCAATGCCAACCGGCTGGACGAATTGCTTCACCCTGAATTTGATAAATCAGCTTTGGAAGAAGCCACGATCATTTCCAAAGGATTGCCTGCTTCGCCGGGAGCTGCAACAGGCCGGATTGTGTTTTTTGCCGATGATGCTGAAACCTGGAAAGCCAAAGGTGAAAAAGTTGTTCTTGTCCGTATTGAAACATCGCCGGAAGATTTGTCCGGTATGGATGCAGCGGAAGGGATTCTCACAGCCCGTGGTGGTATGACATCCCACGCGGCAGTGGTTGCCCGGGGTATGGGTAAATGTTGTGTCTCCGGTGCCGGTGGCATTCGGGTGAATTATAAAGAACGGAAAATGGTTGCCGAAGGAAAAGAGTACAAAGAGGGCGACTGGATTTCCCTGAACGGAACAACCGGGGAAGTCTATGAAGGCAAGGTGGAAACCATCGAGCCGAAGATGAGCGGTAATTTCGGAAAACTCATGAATCTTTGTGACAAGTATACCCGCATGAACGTCCGGACCAATGCCGATACTCCCAAAGATGCAAAAGTTGCCCGGGATTTTGGTGCTTCCGGAATTGGATTGTGCCGTACCGAACACATGTTTTTTGAGGGGGACCGGATCAAAGCGGTTCGGGAAATGATTTTGGCAGATGATGAAAAGGGCCGTCGGAAAGCCCTGGATAAACTCCTTCCCATGCAACGTGGGGATTTTGAGGGTATTTTTGAAGCGATGGACGGATTGCCTGTGACGGTACGCCTTCTGGATCCACCTCTCCATGAATTTGTCCCCCAGGATGAGAAATCCCAGGCGGATATGGCGAAAGAACTGGGGGTTTCTCCCGAAGAAGTCTTCAATAAAGTAGAATCCCTGCACGAAGTGAATCCCATGCTTGGGCACCGGGGCTGCCGTCTGGGTAATACCTATCCGGAAATTACGGAAATGCAGGCTCGTGCGATCATTGAAGCTGCATTGAATTGTAAGAAACGCGGTATCAAAGCGCTTCCGGAAATCATGGTTCCTTTGATTGGTACCAAAGAGGAACTGAAAATGCAGGAAGAAATCATCCGGTCAACAGCAGAAAAGGTATTTGAAGAAAGAAATGATACCGTGGATTACATGGTTGGCACCATGATTGAAATTCCCCGTGCAGCATTGACGGCTGATGAAATCGCCAAAACGGCTGAGTTCTTTTCTTTCGGGACCAATGATCTGACCCAGATGACCTTCGGGTACTCAAGGGATGATGTGGGTAAATTTCTCCCCATCTATCTGGAGAAAAATCTTCTGGAACACGATCCCTTTCAGGTGTTGGATCAGACCGGTGTTGGACAGCTTGTTGAAATCGGTACCCAAAAGGGGCGGAGTACCCGTCCTGAGTTGAAAGTTGGCATTTGCGGTGAACACGGGGGAGAACCCTCATCCGTGAAGTTTTGTCACAGAGTTGGCATGAACTATGTCAGCTGTTCGCCCTTCCGGGTGCCTGTTGCCCGGTTGGCGGCTGCACAGGCTGCCATTGAGGAAAACAAGTAA